In one window of Desulfonatronum thioautotrophicum DNA:
- a CDS encoding DEAD/DEAH box helicase family protein has product MATAAGKTHVLHACLALLEDSGLGPWQRILIITPSESLSRQHARKLRNIGGWNIFLYPDSGDASAIGQSFPGTVVIIDINKLTEAKTGEGVSIPTSVFKNMRNLVFVDEGHKGRKTEASVWKRLQEDLAGIGELQARHRGLLIEFSATFGQVAEKEKTFDHYAKSIIFDYAYDRFHADLYGKDFWHLKADPQEGAEDAVQRHILTSALASYWHQLRCFQDIANGAITKPAHEMSFVTPLWILLGLSVIGGQKSDADKTQTSDVVGILLFLARILESPEVLSQSLGHVLAQARSGDGLLPDNVLQAMAGRGPDDIARDILNDVFGWRSGEFPVFRLLANAGGEMGLGLAHGDHVRYYGVVNVGDVAGLKKEVESQGLKVDHDAFASSLFAGLDREGSGVNLLIGSRRFAEGWDNYRASSLTLLQLGQGEGSLIIQMFGRVLRFSGCNGDGKRLQNPPVGIRPLQTAYVYGLRSSYLKSFLDNLHDNGMLDEQHVECPVADNLPAATPIKSVQTVTPPPERFAVQAIGRQWLSSLNTVNLSLGASLVAAGLTDDGVHKSKTLAGKRLTDDFKQLLPLVDMDAVHREMTSFKRTMKWWNFWFDHQAVLAALESDRYEVFGLPSALEMTDLGDIARVNRLAASIVRHLFEAAYRRQRNQQTAYTLVPAKEAGVPSR; this is encoded by the coding sequence ATGGCCACGGCTGCGGGGAAAACCCATGTTTTGCATGCCTGTCTGGCCCTTTTGGAGGATAGCGGGCTGGGGCCTTGGCAGCGCATCCTGATCATTACGCCCAGCGAGTCCTTGAGCCGTCAGCATGCCCGGAAATTGAGAAACATAGGCGGGTGGAACATCTTCCTGTATCCGGACAGCGGCGACGCTTCGGCCATCGGGCAGAGCTTTCCAGGAACGGTGGTGATCATTGACATCAACAAGCTCACGGAGGCCAAAACCGGCGAAGGGGTGTCCATCCCCACCTCCGTTTTCAAGAACATGCGCAATCTGGTTTTCGTGGATGAGGGGCATAAAGGGCGCAAGACCGAAGCCAGCGTCTGGAAGCGCTTGCAAGAGGATCTGGCGGGCATTGGAGAGCTACAGGCCCGGCATCGCGGCCTGCTTATCGAGTTTTCAGCGACGTTCGGCCAGGTGGCGGAAAAAGAAAAGACGTTTGATCATTATGCCAAATCCATCATCTTCGATTACGCCTACGACCGTTTCCATGCGGACCTGTACGGCAAGGATTTCTGGCACCTCAAGGCAGATCCCCAGGAAGGGGCCGAAGATGCCGTGCAGCGCCATATTCTCACCTCGGCCCTGGCTTCCTATTGGCATCAGTTGCGCTGTTTTCAGGATATTGCCAATGGCGCCATCACAAAGCCAGCGCATGAGATGAGCTTTGTCACCCCGCTCTGGATTTTGTTGGGGCTGTCCGTAATCGGCGGACAAAAAAGCGATGCGGACAAAACCCAGACCTCGGACGTTGTGGGCATTTTGCTTTTTCTGGCCAGGATACTCGAGAGTCCGGAAGTTCTGTCCCAAAGCCTGGGGCATGTCCTTGCCCAGGCCAGGTCCGGCGACGGGCTGCTGCCGGATAACGTTCTTCAGGCCATGGCTGGTCGTGGTCCCGATGACATTGCCAGGGATATTCTCAATGACGTTTTCGGCTGGCGAAGCGGAGAGTTTCCGGTGTTTCGCCTGCTTGCCAACGCTGGTGGCGAAATGGGCCTTGGATTGGCCCACGGCGACCATGTTCGGTACTATGGTGTTGTGAATGTGGGCGATGTCGCCGGATTGAAAAAAGAGGTGGAGTCCCAGGGACTGAAGGTTGACCACGATGCGTTTGCCTCTTCGCTCTTTGCCGGGCTGGATCGTGAAGGTTCCGGTGTGAACCTGCTCATCGGTTCTCGTCGTTTTGCCGAAGGCTGGGACAATTACCGCGCATCCAGCTTGACGCTGCTGCAGCTTGGCCAAGGCGAAGGCTCGTTGATCATTCAGATGTTCGGCCGTGTCCTGAGATTTTCCGGGTGCAACGGCGATGGAAAGCGATTGCAAAATCCTCCGGTCGGGATTCGTCCTCTGCAGACGGCATACGTCTACGGACTTCGTTCCTCTTATCTGAAGTCCTTTCTGGACAACCTTCACGATAACGGCATGCTGGATGAACAGCATGTGGAATGCCCGGTAGCGGACAACCTTCCAGCCGCGACACCCATCAAATCCGTGCAAACCGTTACGCCGCCGCCGGAGCGTTTCGCGGTGCAGGCCATAGGACGCCAATGGCTGTCATCCCTGAACACGGTCAACCTTTCCCTGGGTGCAAGCCTGGTTGCCGCCGGACTGACGGATGACGGGGTGCATAAAAGCAAAACCCTGGCCGGCAAAAGGCTGACGGATGACTTCAAGCAGCTGCTCCCGCTTGTGGACATGGATGCGGTTCATCGCGAAATGACATCCTTCAAGCGCACAATGAAGTGGTGGAATTTTTGGTTTGACCATCAGGCGGTCCTGGCCGCCCTGGAAAGTGATCGCTATGAAGTGTTCGGTCTACCTTCGGCCCTGGAAATGACCGACCTCGGGGACATCGCCCGCGTGAACCGACTGGCCGCATCCATTGTGCGCCATCTTTTCGAGGCCGCCTACCGCAGGCAACGCAACCAGCAGACGGCATATACGCTCGTTCCCGCAAAGGAGGCCGGCGTCCCTTCCCGGTGA
- a CDS encoding type II toxin-antitoxin system RelB/DinJ family antitoxin: MTLSSMLHIRVDPEMKNQAVQALDSMGLTVSDAVRILLKRIVTDQVFPLELKVPNAKTQAAMDEARDMMSADSLRYSKQSALFDALEEKAQ; this comes from the coding sequence ATGACACTATCGTCGATGCTCCATATTCGTGTTGATCCTGAAATGAAGAACCAGGCTGTTCAGGCCTTGGACTCCATGGGCCTGACTGTTTCGGATGCAGTTCGGATTCTTTTGAAGCGAATTGTCACGGACCAGGTCTTCCCGCTGGAGCTCAAGGTTCCGAACGCCAAAACCCAGGCTGCAATGGACGAGGCGCGGGATATGATGTCCGCCGATTCCTTGCGATACTCAAAGCAAAGCGCCTTGTTCGATGCCCTCGAAGAAAAAGCCCAGTGA
- a CDS encoding tetratricopeptide repeat protein: MSILNVLVAFLGVFIVGFALFEWRRLRRLRQDMELLEERTGKKINDHLRATHRILASYHVQDIDQRIALLESAVNDCPEAFNGQNALGFAYLEKGETQKALDAFTNAVALHPLEKASYFDLAFAHLQAGNTDLAVKYLRKALKVDPTSRADLMADKRFAGIVDQV, encoded by the coding sequence ATGAGCATTCTTAACGTCCTCGTGGCCTTTCTCGGCGTGTTCATCGTCGGCTTCGCGTTGTTTGAGTGGCGAAGGCTCAGGAGGTTGCGCCAGGACATGGAATTGCTGGAAGAGCGCACCGGGAAAAAGATCAACGACCATCTCCGGGCCACGCACCGCATTCTGGCCAGCTACCATGTCCAGGACATCGACCAGCGCATCGCCCTTCTGGAATCCGCCGTCAACGACTGTCCGGAAGCGTTCAACGGTCAGAACGCTCTTGGTTTCGCCTATCTGGAGAAAGGCGAAACGCAAAAAGCCCTGGACGCTTTCACCAACGCGGTGGCGTTGCATCCCCTGGAAAAAGCCAGTTATTTTGATCTCGCCTTCGCTCATCTTCAGGCCGGAAACACCGATCTGGCCGTCAAGTACCTCCGCAAGGCCCTGAAAGTCGATCCAACATCCAGGGCCGATCTTATGGCGGACAAGCGATTCGCCGGCATCGTCGATCAGGTCTGA
- a CDS encoding PIN domain-containing protein, translating to MVSSEGVFLDVNILFSIGYGSKGLYQLIKLGAMGQCCLLASRYVIEEAKRNLTQPDHLAVLQEILKHVRIVPEADPGLSCPIDLPPKDKPVFMAAATANADFFLTGDARHFGAYFGQSVFGVTILMARDYLARIEK from the coding sequence ATGGTGAGCAGTGAAGGCGTTTTCCTGGACGTAAACATCCTCTTTTCCATCGGTTACGGCAGCAAAGGTCTCTACCAGCTGATTAAACTCGGTGCTATGGGGCAATGCTGTCTGCTGGCCTCCCGGTATGTCATCGAAGAAGCCAAACGAAATCTCACCCAGCCGGACCACCTCGCCGTATTGCAAGAAATTCTCAAGCATGTCCGGATTGTTCCCGAAGCGGACCCTGGCCTCTCCTGCCCCATTGATCTGCCCCCCAAGGACAAGCCCGTCTTCATGGCCGCCGCGACAGCTAACGCCGACTTCTTCCTGACCGGCGACGCACGACACTTTGGAGCATATTTCGGCCAGTCCGTTTTTGGCGTTACCATTCTCATGGCCCGAGATTATTTGGCGAGAATTGAGAAATAA
- a CDS encoding alpha-ketoacid dehydrogenase subunit beta: MQKLGMGQAINQALREEMRRDPNVFLAGEGVGVSIHLNPMFPTHGLLEEFGPGRIKDTPVSEAAIAGLAVGAAEAGLRPVVEIMFNPFFTLASDMIVNHAAKLRYLSGGKSAFPLVVRMKSGAGIGAGCQHSHNLEAWAAHCPGLKVVMPATSADAKGLLKSAIRDDNPVIFIEHMGLYFAPMPVPEDEYTTPIGKAEVKRPGKDVTVVTWSGMLGVGLAAAEKLAQEGVDVEIVDLRTLVPLDKETVLASVAKTGRLVVLHEATRTGGFGGEVAAVVMEEGFHNLKAPLRRVTGPDIPVPASPPLERFYIPSDEQLIAAIKEIL; the protein is encoded by the coding sequence ATGCAGAAACTCGGAATGGGACAGGCCATAAACCAGGCTCTACGGGAGGAAATGCGCCGCGACCCCAATGTGTTCCTTGCCGGAGAGGGAGTGGGTGTGAGCATTCACCTCAACCCCATGTTTCCCACCCACGGCCTGCTGGAGGAGTTCGGGCCGGGGCGGATCAAGGACACCCCGGTCTCCGAAGCGGCCATTGCCGGGCTGGCCGTGGGCGCGGCCGAGGCCGGGCTGCGGCCGGTGGTGGAGATCATGTTCAACCCTTTTTTCACCCTGGCCTCGGACATGATCGTCAACCACGCGGCCAAGCTGCGCTACCTGTCAGGAGGCAAGTCCGCCTTTCCTCTGGTGGTGCGCATGAAGTCCGGCGCGGGGATCGGAGCCGGATGCCAGCACTCGCACAACCTGGAAGCCTGGGCGGCCCACTGTCCCGGCCTGAAGGTGGTCATGCCGGCCACCTCCGCGGATGCCAAGGGGTTGCTCAAGTCGGCCATCCGGGACGACAACCCGGTGATCTTCATCGAGCACATGGGCCTGTACTTCGCGCCCATGCCCGTGCCTGAAGATGAGTATACAACCCCCATCGGCAAGGCCGAGGTCAAGCGTCCGGGAAAGGACGTGACCGTGGTCACCTGGTCCGGGATGCTTGGCGTGGGCTTGGCCGCGGCGGAAAAACTGGCCCAGGAGGGCGTGGACGTGGAAATCGTGGACCTGCGAACCCTGGTTCCCCTGGACAAGGAGACCGTCCTCGCTTCCGTGGCCAAGACCGGCCGGCTGGTGGTCCTGCACGAAGCCACCCGGACCGGAGGATTCGGCGGGGAAGTCGCGGCCGTGGTCATGGAGGAGGGCTTCCACAACCTCAAGGCCCCGCTGCGTCGGGTCACCGGCCCGGACATCCCGGTCCCGGCCAGCCCGCCCCTGGAGCGGTTCTACATCCCCAGCGATGAACAACTGATCGCGGCCATCAAGGAGATTTTGTAG